The following proteins are encoded in a genomic region of Alistipes shahii WAL 8301:
- a CDS encoding DUF2023 family protein — protein MSAEEFSRYDSMKLFLHQIYEFQKGVRSLVLCTMCRTCASLLSERLERLGIAYRIQSVTDSKVNLYFGNRMCLETVATFIHKPLNELSAEEDFMLGAMLGYDIAGQCERYCKRKSPGVSSEQAAVN, from the coding sequence ATGAGCGCCGAGGAGTTCAGCCGTTACGATTCGATGAAGCTGTTCCTGCACCAGATTTACGAGTTCCAGAAAGGTGTACGGAGTCTGGTGCTCTGCACGATGTGCCGCACCTGCGCTTCTCTGCTCTCCGAGCGGCTGGAAAGGCTGGGTATCGCTTACCGGATTCAGTCGGTGACCGACAGCAAGGTGAATCTTTACTTCGGCAACCGCATGTGTCTGGAGACCGTGGCGACATTCATCCACAAGCCGCTCAACGAACTCTCCGCCGAGGAGGATTTCATGCTCGGCGCGATGCTCGGCTACGACATCGCCGGGCAGTGCGAACGTTATTGCAAACGAAAGTCTCCGGGTGTTTCATCAGAACAAGCGGCGGTCAACTGA